In Desulfovibrionales bacterium, the genomic stretch AAGCCCACCCAATTTCAGTTCCGGCTCCTGGTTGTATCCACGCCATCTGTCCCGCATCCCAACATGGGCAAGAACGACCGGGACTATTTGTCTAAAGTTCTCTCTTAAGGTGGTCGATATACACATTACTGGAGAAAGGTCCCTTGACGGAGGAACAGATAACTTCATAAAGATGAACAGGATCTCGCCTAATGTTAAGGTCTTGGTAGTAGATGATGATGCCGGTATCAGGTTGGCGGTGAAAACCGTGGTACAAAAGATGGGTGTCGAAGATGTGGCAGAGGCAACCAACGGACATAGCGCCCTGAAAATGATCAAGGAAAACCATTATGATCTTATTGTTTCCGACTGGAATATGCCTGAGATGGGCGGTGATGAGCTTTTAAGGGTCGTAAAGGGTAACGAAAAAACCAAAGATACTCCCTTTATTATGCTTACCTGCCGGAGACATCACGATGACGTAGTTAGCACCCTCAGGGCCGGAGCCAGTAATTATGTCGTAAAGCCGTTCAGCATTCAAGACCTGGCTCAAAAAATCTCAAATATAATTTGCCCGCATCCGGAAGAAAGCATAACCGGCAATGCCGATGATACCGGAGATAAGTGGGCAGCATCCCTTGTTGAGCAATTAATAAAAAAACTGGACAGGGGCCAGGTCAATTTACCAATCCTGCCGACCGTAGGCATCAAAATCCATCAGTTGCTGCGTGACCCCAAATTGTCCCTTAATGATATTGCGAAGCTTGTGGAAAAGGAGCCCGTTATTTCTTCAAAACTCCTGGCCATATCAAATTCACCCTTTTATGCCGGTATAGGCAAAAATGATAATCTGGAACGTGCTATATTGAGGATAGGCCTTAAGAGTGTACTCAATACAGTATTTGTACTGATTAACAGGGGTCTGTATGTCATAAAACATGAAAAGCACGAGGCAATAGTTAAGTCCCTATGGGAACATTCCCTGGCCTGTGCCTACGGCGCCCAGCAGACGGCCTTTATGCTAAGAATGGTGGAACCGGATAAATATTTTATGCTGGGCCTCCTTCACGATATCGGAAAGGTGGTATCGCTACAATTATTGCTACATCCGGACACACAGAAGTGGACGCCCGATAGCGACCATTTGATTTCCACCCTGAACCAGATACACAACGAGATAGGGGCGTTTGTATTAAAGAGATGGAACTTTGATCAGGATTATATTGACATTGCTTCTTACCACAACCAGGAGGACATCTCATCGGATACCCCAAAAGAACTATTAGTAATCTACTTTGCCAACCTCCTGGCCCGAGAAATGGGCTATGGTCTAAAAAAATACGAGGGACCAGCTATTATTGAAGATAAGTCTGTATCGTTACTAGGGTTAGACCCTCCAGGAATTGAAGCCATTCGGGAAGACATCCATAGATTTATGGAAGGCGTTAGCGGTCAGTTCTTTCTATAGCTCGCATGCAATCAGCCCAATATTTTCCGGAGCCTGTCTTTCAGGTCGCGGGGGCTAAATGGTTTTTTGATATATTCGTCTGCCCCCGCCTCCATCCCTTGCTGTTCATCCATGCGTTGTCCTTTGGCTGTCAGCATCACGATATAAATGTCCATGGTCTCTGTATCCTTCTTCAATAATTCACAGACCTCATAGCCGGTCAACTTAGGCAGCATAACATCCAGAAGTATCAGATCCGGCCCTTGCTCCTTAGCTATCTTAAGGGCCTCCTCTCCATCCGTCGCGGTTAATAACTCAAAACCCGCCTTCCGAACCACAAAACTGAGGGACTCCAGGATATGTGGTTCATCATCACACACCAGGATTCGTTTGGCCATTTCCTATATCTCCTTGTACCGAGGAACTGTAAAATAAAATGTGCTGCCCTCGCCCAATTGGCTCTCTACCCATATCTTGCCCCCATGATGTTCTATTATTTCCTTGCAGATGGCCAGCCCTAACCCCGTGCCCCCTTTTTTTCGGGTAGCAGATGAATCCACCTGGTGAAATTTCATAAAAATTTTATCAAGCTCATCTTCTGGTATTCCGATTCCGTTATCTGCTACCGCTACCTGAACCCGGTCTTCGTCAACAGCAGCAGAGACAGTAATAAGGCCGTCATTATCCGTAAATTTTATGGCATTGCCCAATAAATTTGTAATCACCTGGGTCAATTTGTCCCGGTCCACGTAAATCTCGGGAAGTCCTTCCTGTACTTTCTTATCTATCACAAGACCTTTTTTTTCAGCAAGGGACGACACGGC encodes the following:
- a CDS encoding HDOD domain-containing protein, translating into MYPRHLSRIPTWARTTGTICLKFSLKVVDIHITGERSLDGGTDNFIKMNRISPNVKVLVVDDDAGIRLAVKTVVQKMGVEDVAEATNGHSALKMIKENHYDLIVSDWNMPEMGGDELLRVVKGNEKTKDTPFIMLTCRRHHDDVVSTLRAGASNYVVKPFSIQDLAQKISNIICPHPEESITGNADDTGDKWAASLVEQLIKKLDRGQVNLPILPTVGIKIHQLLRDPKLSLNDIAKLVEKEPVISSKLLAISNSPFYAGIGKNDNLERAILRIGLKSVLNTVFVLINRGLYVIKHEKHEAIVKSLWEHSLACAYGAQQTAFMLRMVEPDKYFMLGLLHDIGKVVSLQLLLHPDTQKWTPDSDHLISTLNQIHNEIGAFVLKRWNFDQDYIDIASYHNQEDISSDTPKELLVIYFANLLAREMGYGLKKYEGPAIIEDKSVSLLGLDPPGIEAIREDIHRFMEGVSGQFFL
- a CDS encoding response regulator; its protein translation is MAKRILVCDDEPHILESLSFVVRKAGFELLTATDGEEALKIAKEQGPDLILLDVMLPKLTGYEVCELLKKDTETMDIYIVMLTAKGQRMDEQQGMEAGADEYIKKPFSPRDLKDRLRKILG